In Gossypium arboreum isolate Shixiya-1 chromosome 5, ASM2569848v2, whole genome shotgun sequence, a single genomic region encodes these proteins:
- the LOC108453156 gene encoding uncharacterized protein LOC108453156: protein MAPPGEAITSTYTSRNNFPKPPKLSNDSLHRTVSDITFQLSKEVLDNYKETAAVAVDEKQLPPISEVEDAKCECCGMSEECTPEYIERVRNKFLGKWICGLCAEAVKEEMEKNGGKIEEALSAHMNTCARFNKFGRAYPALLTAEAMREILRKSSRSEGKSLRAKSFNPRDRSPGAQKIGGIARSSSCIPAITREINDLTLSN, encoded by the coding sequence ATGGCACCACCTGGAGAGGCTATTACTAGCACTTACACAAGCAGAAACAACTTCCCGAAGCCACCAAAACTCTCAAACGACAGCCTCCACCGTACCGTATCCGATATCACCTTCCAACTGAGCAAGGAAGTGTTGGATAATTATAAAGAAACAGCTGCGGTGGCAGTGGACGAGAAACAGCTGCCGCCAATATCGGAAGTGGAAGATGCAAAGTGCGAGTGTTGTGGGATGAGTGAAGAGTGCACCCCGGAGTACATCGAGCGAGTCCGGAACAAGTTCTTGGGGAAATGGATATGTGGGTTATGTGCTGAGGCAGTGAaagaagaaatggagaaaaacGGGGGCAAGATAGAGGAAGCTTTAAGTGCACACATGAATACATGCGCTAGGTTTAACAAGTTCGGGAGGGCATATCCAGCTCTGTTGACAGCTGAAGCCATGAGGGAGATTTTGAGGAAGAGTTCGAGATCGGAAGGGAAAAGTCTTAGGGCCAAGTCTTTTAACCCTAGGGATAGATCACCAGGAGCTCAAAAGATCGGTGGGATCGCTAGGAGTTCTAGTTGCATTCCAGCCATTACAAGGGAGATCAATGATCTCACTCTTTCAAACTGA
- the LOC108453155 gene encoding homeobox-leucine zipper protein ATHB-15, giving the protein MAMSCKDGKPGSLDNGKYVRYTPEQVEALERLYHECPKPSSIRRQQLIRECPILSNIEPKQIKVWFQNRRCREKQRKEASRLQAVNRKLTAMNKLLMEENDRLQKQVSQLVYENGCFRQHTQNATLATKDPSCESAVMSGQQRETHQHPPRDASPAGLLSIAEETLAEFLSKATGTAVEWVQMPGMKPGPDSIGIIAISHGCPGVAARACGLVGLEPTRVAELLKDRPSWFHDCRAVDVLNVLPTANGGTIELLYMQLYAPTTLAPARDFWLLRYTSVLEDGSLVVCERSLKNTQNGPSMPPVQHFVRAEMLPSGYLIRPCEGGGSIIHIVDHMDLEPWSVPEVLRPLYESSTVLAQKTTMAALRQLRQIAQEVSQSNVTGWGRRPAALRALSQRLSRGFNDAVNGFTDEGWSMMGNDGMDDVTILVNSSPDKLMGLNLSFANGFPSVSNAVLCAKASMLLQNVPPAILLRFLREHRSEWADSSIDAYSAAVVKVGPCSLRGSRVGGFGSQVILPLAHTVEHEEFLEVIKLEGIAQSPEDALMPRDVFLLQLCSGMDENAVGTCAELIFAPIDASFADDAPLLPSGFRIIPLDSGKEASSPNRTLDLASALEIGPAGNKASNDYSAAGGCMRSVMTIAFEFAFESHLQEHVASMARQYVRSIISSVQRVALALSPSYSGSHAGLRTPLGTPEAQTLARWICQSYRVYMGVELLKSGTEGGESVLKTLWHHSDAIMCCSLKALPVFTFANQAGLDMLETTLVALQDLTLEKIFDEHGRKTLCTEFPQIMQQGFACLQGGICLSSMGRPVSYERAVAWKVLNEEENAHCICFMFVNWSFV; this is encoded by the exons ATGGCAATGTCCTGCAAGGATGGTAAACCTGGGAGCCTGGATAATGGGAAATATGTAAGGTACACGCCTGAGCAGGTTGAGGCCCTTGAAAGGCTTTATCATGAATGCCCCAAGCCTAGTTCTATTCGTCGTCAGCAACTGATTAGGGAGTGCCCTATTCTCTCCAACATTGAACCTAAACAGATCAAAGTTTGGTTCCAAAATAGAAG ATGTAGAGAGAAACAGAGAAAAGAGGCATCACGCCTTCAAGCTGTAAATAGGAAGCTGACAGCAATGAACAAGCTTTTGATGGAGGAGAATGATAGGTTGCAAAAGCAGGTGTCACAGCTGGTTTATGAAAACGGATGCTTTCGCCAACATACTCAGAAT GCTACACTTGCAACCAAAGATCCTAGCTGTGAATCGGCAGTGATGAGTGGTCAACAACGTGAAACACATCAGCATCCTCCAAGAGATGCTAGTCCTGCAGG GCTTTTGTCCATTGCAGAAGAGACTTTAGCAGAGTTTCTTTCGAAGGCCACTGGAACTGCTGTAGAGTGGGTCCAAATGCCTGGAATGAAG CCTGGTCCGGATTCCATAGGAATCATTGCTATTTCTCATGGTTGCCCTGGAGTGGCAGCACGTGCCTGCGGCCTTGTGGGTCTTGAACCTACAAGA GTTGCAGAACTCCTCAAGGATAGGCCTTCGTGGTTCCACGATTGCCGAGCTGTGGATGTTCTAAATGTGCTGCCTACTGCCAATGGTGGAACCATTGAGCTGCTGTACATGCAG CTCTATGCGCCGACGACGTTGGCGCCTGCTCGTGACTTCTGGTTATTGCGTTATACTTCTGTTCTAGAAGATGGAAGCCTCGTT GTCTGTGAGAGATCTCTGAAGAATACTCAAAATGGCCCTAGCATGCCTCCAGTCCAGCATTTTGTGAGAGCAGAAATGTTGCCAAGTGGATACCTTATTCGACCTTGTGAAGGGGGTGgttcaatcatacatattgttGATCATATGGATTTGGAG CCATGGAGTGTGCCTGAAGTGTTGCGCCCACTTTATGAATCATCAACAGTGCTTGCTCAGAAGACAACGATGGCA GCTTTACGACAACTGAGGCAGATAGCTCAGGAGGTTTCTCAGTCTAATGTGACTGGTTGGGGACGACGGCCAGCAGCTTTACGGGCTCTTAGCCAGAGGTTGAGCAG GGGTTTTAATGATGCTGTGAATGGGTTCACTGATGAGGGTTGGTCAATGATGGGAAATGATGGCATGGATGATGTTACCATCCTTGTGAACTCGTCTCCTGACAAGCTAATGGGCCTCAATCTTTCGTTTGCTAATGGATTTCCATCTGTCAGCAATGCAGTGTTATGTGCTAAGGCCTCGATGCTTTTACAG AATGTACCTCCTGCTATTCTTCTTCGTTTCCTGCGGGAGCACAGATCAGAATGGGCTGACAGCAGCATTGACGCCTACTCCGCTGCAGTTGTTAAAGTTGGTCCCTGTAGCTTACGTGGATCTCGAGTAGGAGGTTTTGGCAGTCAAGTTATACTTCCCCTGGCTCATACTGTCGAACATGAAGAG TTCTTAGAGGTCATTAAATTGGAGGGAATTGCACAATCTCCTGAAGATGCGCTAATGCCAAGAGATGTTTTCCTCCTACAA CTATGCAGTGGAATGGATGAAAATGCTGTGGGCACCTGTGCTGAGCTTATATTTGCTCCCATCGATGCTTCTTTTGCTGATGATGCACCTCTTTTGCCTTCTGGTTTTCGTATAATTCCTCTCGATTCTGGGAAG GAAGCCTCTAGTCCCAATCGGACTCTTGACCTTGCTTCTGCTCTTGAGATTGGGCCAGCTGGAAATAAAGCATCTAATGATTACTCTGCTGCTGGTGGCTGTATGAGATCTGTGATGACCATAGCATTTGAGTTTGCATTTGAGAGCCATCTGCAAGAACATGTAGCGTCTATGGCCCGACAATATGTGCGTAGCATTATATCTTCAGTTCAGAGGGTGGCATTGGCACTTTCTCCTTCATATTCAGGTTCACATGCTGGTCTCCGCACCCCGTTAGGTACTCCTGAAGCACAGACTCTTGCTCGTTGGATCTGCCAGAGTTATAG GGTCTACATGGGTGTCGAGTTGCTCAAATCTGGCACTGAAGGGGGTGAATCTGTCCTTAAGACCTTGTGGCATCACTCCGATGCTATCATGTGCTGTTCTCTCAAG GCTTTGCCAGTTTTTACTTTTGCAAATCAGGCTGGCCTTGACATGCTGGAGACGACCCTGGTTGCTCTGCAGGACTTGACTTTGGAAAAGATATTCGATGAACATGGACGAAAGACTCTCTGCACGGAGTTCCCACAGATAATGCAGCAG GGTTTTGCTTGTCTACAAGGTGGGATCTGTTTGTCAAGCATGGGAAGACCCGTTTCATATGAGAGAGCAGTAGCTTGGAAAGTGTTGAACGAAGAAGAGAATGCTCATTGCATCTGCTTTATGTTTGTCAACTGGTCTTTTGTCTAA
- the LOC108451915 gene encoding uncharacterized protein LOC108451915, whose product MEQNVPVMTKRVWSIVKAVLFMMRKGLLSKRKLMVDLNVMLKRGKIAGAKAIGNLMFHHHSNRQVSSSSTAEATATAVQEYEFSCSNTPNYIFPFNLAAKKKNSYYHHFFACTHAPPTLDDDNVATMNALKVALEMINKNDGNNSVVAASPMLPGFGQTPLARQLRITDSPFPLRDMDEDADYVDKAAEDFINRFYKDLKQQTK is encoded by the coding sequence ATGGAACAGAACGTACCTGTCATGACCAAAAGAGTATGGAGCATTGTAAAAGCAGTTCTCTTCATGATGAGGAAAGGTCTTTTATCTAAGAGGAAGCTCATGGTTGATCTTAACGTGATGCTCAAACGCGGCAAAATCGCCGGTGCCAAAGCCATTGGCAACCTCATGTTCCACCACCACAGCAACCGCCAGGTTTCATCATCCTCCACGGCGGAGGCGACTGCAACGGCAGTCCAGGAGTACGAGTTCAGCTGCAGCAACACCCCCAACTACATCTTCCCTTTCAACCTCGCCGCCAAGAAGAAAAACAGCTATTACCACCATTTCTTCGCTTGCACCCACGCGCCTCCTACTCTCGACGACGACAACGTGGCCACCATGAACGCCCTTAAGGTTGCCTTGGAGATGATCAACAAGAACGACGGCAACAACAGCGTGGTTGCTGCTTCCCCTATGTTACCAGGGTTCGGACAAACTCCATTGGCGAGGCAACTCAGAATAACGGACTCACCGTTTCCTTTGAGGGATATGGACGAAGACGCTGACTACGTCGACAAGGCTGCTGAGGATTTCATTAACAGGTTTTACAAGGATTTAAAGCAACAAACTAAGTAA